Proteins encoded within one genomic window of Streptomyces profundus:
- the ruvX gene encoding Holliday junction resolvase RuvX — protein sequence MRRGRRLAIDVGEARIGVASCDPDGLLATPVETVPGRDLPAAERRLDQLVAEYEPIEVVVGLPRSLNGREGPAANRVRTFAGRLARRVAPLPVRLVDERMSTVSAARDMRSSGVSSKKGRSRIDQAAAVVILQSALETERGAGRPPGQCVEVVV from the coding sequence ATGCGACGTGGCAGGCGGCTGGCGATCGATGTCGGCGAGGCCAGGATCGGGGTCGCCTCCTGCGACCCCGACGGGCTGCTCGCCACCCCGGTCGAGACGGTGCCGGGGCGCGATCTGCCGGCCGCCGAACGGCGTCTTGACCAACTGGTCGCCGAGTACGAGCCGATCGAGGTCGTCGTCGGGCTCCCGCGCTCGCTCAACGGACGCGAGGGCCCGGCGGCGAACCGGGTGCGGACGTTCGCCGGGCGGCTGGCCCGCCGAGTGGCGCCGCTTCCGGTGCGGTTGGTGGACGAGCGGATGTCCACGGTGAGCGCCGCCAGGGACATGCGTTCCTCCGGCGTCTCGTCGAAGAAGGGCAGGTCGCGCATCGACCAGGCGGCGGCCGTGGTGATCCTCCAGTCCGCGCTGGAGACGGAGCGCGGTGCGGGCCGGCCACCGGGGCAGTGCGTCGAAGTGGTTGTCTGA
- the mltG gene encoding endolytic transglycosylase MltG, with the protein MTDYGRGAGSEPWYPDDPAHGDQNWPEGYDPHGRHPAPRAGAESWDAYGGQAPQGQPQQGYQDPSYPDPSYQNPGYQDPSYQDPSYPGQGQGGWDASGQSHQADPYGQGQGQGQGGAHQQGYQQGGYDTGGYPQGPYDQGAHGTQGAQGGNSPQGSGGYGAGPYEGGGQQGDAGYGGSYGGGSYETGAYSSGEYDTGGYQTGGYQTGGYDTGGYQSASYDTGGYQAAGYDTGARGGYVDPRAAHSDLSPPGQQGFTPHEQGGQPRPGEYPGDHPGGYPGEPQGATQAMDAVRVPRARAGEPEPGPDPETGWDPGPDQGESDFFRRDGDDDDDRDGADDGEGRRGEGRSGRRKGCGCLLLAAVVIGGIGGVGWYGYQFYQDRFGPAPDYEGEGQGEVQVEIPAGAVLSQMGNILKEADVVKSHDAFVEAAEAAEAQIQPGVYTLRQQMSAEAAVAALTDPSALNVLTIPEGRRATDIYAMIDERLELAEGTTEDVAESGTIGLPEWAEGDPEGFLFPARYDVGGETTPEDLLTQMVERAEAEFEGISLETAAEQLDRTPREVLTIASLIQAEAQEDDEFGKVSRVIYNRLEIDMKLQFDSTVNYALGRSTLDVTLDDIGVDSPYNTYEEFGLPPGPIDNPGHQALEAALNPTEGDWLFFVTVEPGDTRFTADDVEHERNVDDFNEVQRRAREEADE; encoded by the coding sequence ATGACTGATTACGGCCGGGGCGCCGGCTCCGAACCGTGGTACCCGGACGACCCGGCGCACGGTGACCAGAACTGGCCCGAGGGGTACGACCCGCACGGTCGGCATCCGGCACCGCGGGCGGGGGCCGAGTCCTGGGACGCGTATGGCGGCCAGGCACCGCAGGGCCAGCCCCAGCAGGGGTACCAGGACCCGTCCTACCCGGATCCGTCCTATCAGAACCCCGGCTACCAGGATCCGTCGTACCAGGATCCGTCCTACCCGGGTCAGGGGCAGGGGGGTTGGGACGCGAGCGGGCAGTCCCATCAGGCGGATCCCTACGGCCAGGGCCAGGGTCAGGGACAGGGCGGAGCCCACCAGCAGGGCTACCAGCAGGGCGGCTACGACACCGGCGGCTATCCGCAGGGCCCCTACGACCAGGGCGCCCACGGCACTCAGGGCGCTCAGGGCGGCAACTCCCCGCAGGGGAGCGGCGGTTACGGGGCCGGCCCGTACGAAGGCGGCGGTCAGCAGGGCGACGCCGGCTATGGCGGCTCCTACGGCGGAGGCTCCTACGAGACCGGCGCCTACTCCTCCGGCGAGTACGACACCGGGGGCTACCAGACCGGCGGTTACCAGACCGGCGGCTATGACACCGGCGGGTACCAGAGCGCCTCCTACGACACCGGCGGCTACCAGGCCGCCGGCTACGACACGGGCGCCCGCGGCGGCTACGTCGACCCGCGGGCCGCCCACTCCGACCTCTCCCCGCCGGGCCAGCAGGGGTTCACCCCGCACGAACAGGGCGGGCAGCCCCGTCCCGGCGAGTATCCCGGCGATCACCCCGGTGGGTATCCCGGCGAACCCCAGGGCGCCACCCAGGCGATGGACGCCGTGCGCGTGCCCCGCGCCCGCGCCGGGGAGCCAGAACCCGGGCCGGACCCGGAGACCGGCTGGGATCCAGGGCCCGACCAGGGCGAGTCCGACTTCTTCCGCCGCGACGGCGACGATGACGACGACCGCGACGGCGCCGACGACGGCGAGGGGCGGCGCGGGGAGGGCAGATCGGGCCGACGCAAGGGCTGTGGCTGCCTGCTGCTCGCCGCCGTGGTGATCGGCGGCATCGGCGGCGTCGGCTGGTACGGCTACCAGTTCTACCAGGACCGGTTCGGCCCCGCGCCCGACTACGAGGGCGAGGGACAGGGCGAGGTCCAGGTCGAGATCCCGGCCGGGGCCGTGCTCTCCCAGATGGGCAACATCCTCAAGGAGGCCGATGTGGTCAAGAGCCACGACGCCTTCGTCGAGGCGGCCGAGGCCGCCGAGGCGCAGATCCAGCCCGGGGTCTACACGCTGCGCCAGCAGATGTCGGCCGAGGCCGCCGTCGCCGCGCTCACCGACCCCTCGGCGCTCAACGTGCTGACCATCCCCGAGGGCAGGCGGGCCACCGACATCTACGCGATGATCGACGAGCGCCTGGAGTTGGCGGAGGGCACCACAGAGGACGTCGCCGAGTCCGGCACCATCGGCCTGCCGGAGTGGGCCGAGGGCGATCCGGAGGGCTTCCTCTTCCCCGCCAGGTACGACGTCGGCGGCGAGACCACGCCGGAGGATCTGCTGACGCAGATGGTCGAGCGCGCCGAGGCCGAGTTCGAGGGGATCAGCCTGGAGACGGCCGCCGAACAGCTCGACCGCACCCCCCGCGAGGTGCTGACCATCGCCTCGCTGATCCAGGCCGAGGCCCAGGAGGACGACGAGTTCGGCAAGGTCTCCCGGGTGATCTACAACCGCCTGGAGATCGACATGAAGCTCCAGTTCGACTCCACCGTCAACTACGCGCTGGGCCGGTCGACCCTGGACGTCACCCTCGACGACATCGGGGTGGACTCGCCGTACAACACCTATGAGGAGTTCGGTCTGCCGCCGGGCCCGATCGACAACCCGGGCCACCAGGCGCTGGAGGCGGCGCTCAACCCCACCGAGGGCGACTGGCTGTTCTTCGTCACCGTGGAGCCGGGCGACACCCGGTTCACCGCCGACGACGTCGAACACGAGCGCAACGTCGACGACTTCAACGAGGTCCAGCGGCGGGCCCGCGAGGAGGCCGACGAATGA
- a CDS encoding shikimate kinase: MTTPLVVLVGPPGSGKSTVGALLADRLGVSLRDTDADVERAAGKPILDIFLDEGEAHFRALEAAAVREAVAEHDGVLALGGGAVLDPATRALLTGLPVAFLDVALAEAVKRVGLDVPRPLLAVNPRQRWRALMEERRPWYTEVARAVLATEERTPDEVATAVLDALEHHPA; the protein is encoded by the coding sequence GTGACCACGCCCCTGGTGGTGTTGGTGGGCCCGCCGGGATCCGGCAAGTCCACCGTCGGCGCGCTGCTCGCCGACCGGCTCGGGGTGTCCCTGCGGGACACCGACGCCGACGTGGAGCGGGCCGCGGGCAAGCCCATCCTCGACATCTTCCTCGACGAGGGCGAGGCGCACTTCCGCGCCCTTGAGGCCGCCGCCGTCCGGGAGGCCGTCGCCGAGCACGACGGCGTCCTCGCGCTGGGCGGCGGCGCCGTGCTCGACCCCGCCACCCGCGCGCTGCTGACCGGGCTGCCCGTGGCCTTCCTCGACGTGGCGCTCGCCGAGGCCGTCAAGCGCGTCGGCCTCGACGTGCCCAGGCCGCTGCTCGCGGTCAACCCGCGACAGCGCTGGCGCGCCCTGATGGAGGAGCGTCGCCCCTGGTACACCGAGGTCGCCAGGGCCGTGCTCGCCACCGAGGAGCGCACGCCCGACGAGGTGGCCACGGCCGTACTCGACGCATTGGAGCACCATCCCGCATGA
- the aroQ gene encoding type II 3-dehydroquinate dehydratase: MGAERSAEVRRVLVLNGPNLGRLGSREPDVYGSTSYAGLVARCRALGAELGLAVEVRETNDEGEMIRWLHEAADERLPVVINPGAFTHYSYGMRDAAAQRTAPLIEVHISNPYQREEFRHTSVIAQVASGTVAGFGIGSYLLALRSLAEEPTS; the protein is encoded by the coding sequence ATGGGCGCGGAGCGGAGCGCGGAGGTACGCCGCGTGCTGGTGCTCAACGGGCCCAACCTGGGGCGTCTCGGCTCCCGTGAGCCCGATGTCTACGGCAGCACCTCCTACGCCGGTCTGGTGGCCCGATGCCGCGCGCTGGGCGCCGAGTTGGGCCTGGCCGTCGAGGTGCGGGAGACCAACGACGAGGGCGAGATGATCCGTTGGCTGCACGAGGCGGCGGACGAACGGCTGCCCGTGGTGATCAACCCGGGCGCGTTCACCCACTACTCCTACGGGATGCGGGACGCGGCGGCGCAGCGCACCGCTCCGCTCATCGAGGTGCACATCTCCAACCCGTACCAGCGCGAGGAGTTCCGGCACACCTCGGTCATCGCGCAGGTGGCCAGCGGGACGGTCGCCGGGTTCGGCATCGGGTCCTATCTGCTGGCGCTGCGCTCGCTGGCCGAGGAACCGACCTCCTGA
- the aroB gene encoding 3-dehydroquinate synthase, producing the protein MSDTRDPLLDETEPLRITVGGSQGTQPYDVLIGHRLLDELPGLVGQATRVAVLHPEALAETGQALREDLAAQGYQAIAVQLPNAEDAKNVEVAAYCWQALGQTGFTRGDVIVGVGGGATTDLAGFVAATWLRGVRWIAVPTTVLGMVDAAVGGKTGINTAEGKNLVGAFHPPSGVLCDLAALASLPVHDYVSGLAEIVKAGFIADPRILELIEADPAAARGPEGPHTAELLERSIRVKAEVVSDDLRESGRREILNYGHTLAHAIEKNERYRWRHGAAVSVGMVFAAELGRIAGRLDDATAERHRTVLESLGLPVTYRGDQWPKLLDTMRVDKKTRGDRLRFIVLDGLARPTVLESPDPAALLAAHAEIAA; encoded by the coding sequence ATGAGCGACACCCGCGACCCCCTCCTCGACGAGACGGAGCCGCTGCGGATCACCGTCGGCGGCAGCCAGGGCACCCAGCCGTACGACGTGCTGATCGGCCACCGGCTGCTGGACGAGCTGCCGGGGCTGGTCGGCCAGGCGACCCGCGTCGCCGTGCTGCACCCCGAGGCGCTGGCCGAGACCGGCCAGGCGCTGCGCGAGGACCTGGCCGCCCAGGGCTACCAGGCGATCGCCGTCCAGCTCCCCAACGCCGAGGACGCGAAGAACGTCGAGGTCGCCGCGTACTGCTGGCAGGCGCTCGGCCAGACCGGGTTCACCCGGGGCGATGTGATCGTCGGCGTCGGTGGCGGCGCCACCACGGATCTGGCCGGCTTCGTCGCGGCCACCTGGTTGCGCGGGGTGCGCTGGATCGCCGTGCCGACCACGGTGCTGGGCATGGTGGACGCGGCCGTCGGCGGCAAGACCGGGATCAACACCGCCGAGGGCAAGAACCTCGTCGGCGCCTTCCACCCGCCCTCCGGAGTGCTCTGCGATCTGGCGGCGCTGGCGTCGCTGCCGGTGCACGACTACGTGTCGGGGCTGGCCGAGATCGTCAAGGCCGGGTTCATCGCCGACCCGCGCATCCTGGAGCTGATCGAGGCCGACCCGGCCGCCGCGCGCGGACCCGAGGGGCCGCACACCGCCGAGCTGTTGGAGCGCTCCATCAGGGTCAAGGCCGAGGTGGTCTCCGACGACCTGAGGGAGTCGGGACGCCGGGAGATCCTCAACTACGGCCACACCCTGGCGCACGCCATCGAGAAGAACGAGCGCTACCGCTGGCGGCATGGCGCCGCCGTCTCCGTCGGGATGGTCTTCGCCGCCGAACTCGGCCGCATCGCCGGCCGGTTGGACGACGCCACCGCCGAGCGGCACCGCACGGTGCTGGAGTCGCTGGGGCTGCCGGTGACCTACCGGGGCGATCAGTGGCCCAAGCTGCTGGACACCATGCGGGTGGACAAGAAGACCAGGGGGGACCGGTTGCGTTTCATCGTCTTGGACGGCCTGGCCAGGCCCACCGTGCTGGAGAGCCCGGACCCGGCCGCCCTGCTGGCCGCGCACGCGGAGATCGCCGCCTGA
- a CDS encoding shikimate dehydrogenase: protein MTGPRPPRRAAVLGSPIAHSLSPALHRAAYQALGLTDWQYGRFEVGEDELAEFLGGLGPEWAGLSLTMPLKRAVLPLLDEISDTADSVSAVNTVVFTDDGRAVGDNTDIPGMVAALAERGVTRVERATVLGAGATASSALSALGRLGAQEVTACVRTEARAAEMRSWGERLGVRVTTTGWGEAARALSAPLVVATTPVGATDALADAVPATPGVLFDVLYEPWPTRLAAAWSAAGGQVVGGLDLLVHQAVCQVESMTGLAPAPLAAMRAAGEAALAAG from the coding sequence ATGACCGGGCCGCGACCGCCCCGCAGGGCCGCCGTGCTCGGCTCCCCGATCGCGCACTCCCTCTCCCCGGCGCTGCATCGGGCCGCCTACCAGGCGCTGGGCCTCACCGACTGGCAGTACGGCAGGTTCGAGGTCGGCGAGGACGAACTGGCCGAATTCCTCGGCGGGTTGGGCCCCGAGTGGGCCGGCCTCTCGCTGACCATGCCGCTCAAGCGCGCCGTCCTGCCGCTGTTGGACGAGATCAGCGACACCGCCGACTCCGTCTCGGCCGTGAACACCGTGGTGTTCACCGACGACGGGCGCGCCGTCGGCGACAACACGGACATCCCCGGCATGGTGGCCGCGCTCGCCGAACGCGGCGTGACCCGCGTCGAACGGGCCACCGTGCTGGGCGCCGGGGCCACCGCCTCGTCCGCGCTCTCCGCGCTGGGGCGGCTCGGCGCCCAGGAGGTCACGGCCTGCGTCCGCACCGAGGCCAGGGCCGCCGAGATGCGCTCCTGGGGCGAGCGGCTCGGCGTCCGGGTGACCACCACCGGCTGGGGCGAGGCGGCGCGGGCGCTGTCCGCGCCGCTCGTCGTCGCCACCACCCCGGTCGGCGCCACCGACGCGCTCGCCGACGCGGTGCCGGCCACCCCCGGGGTCCTCTTCGACGTCCTGTACGAGCCGTGGCCCACCCGGCTCGCCGCCGCCTGGTCGGCCGCCGGCGGGCAGGTCGTCGGCGGGCTCGACCTGCTGGTCCACCAGGCGGTCTGCCAGGTCGAGTCGATGACCGGCCTCGCCCCCGCCCCGCTGGCCGCGATGCGGGCCGCCGGGGAGGCCGCCCTGGCCGCCGGCTGA
- the aroC gene encoding chorismate synthase translates to MSRLRWLTAGESHGPALVATLEGLPAGVPITTDLVADALARRRLGYGRGARMKFERDEVTFIGGVRHGLTLGSPVAVMVGNTEWPKWEKVMAADPVDPAELAELGRNAPLTRPRPGHADLAGMQKYGVDDARPILERASARETAARVALGAVARSYLRETAGIEIVSHVVELGAAQAPQGLLPRPEDVTALDADPVRCLDAAAGAAMVAEIDQAHKDGDTLGGVVEVLAYGAPVGLGSHVHWDRRLDARLAGALMGIQAIKGVELGDGFGLARVPGSMAHDEIVSTPDGIRRSSGRSGGTEGGLSTGEPLRVRAAMKPIATVPRALATVDVATGETTRAHHQRSDVCAVPAAGIVAEAMVALVLADAVAEKFGGDNVVETRRNVTGYLANLEVR, encoded by the coding sequence TTGAGCAGGCTGCGCTGGCTGACCGCGGGGGAGTCACACGGCCCCGCACTGGTCGCGACGTTGGAGGGGCTGCCCGCCGGGGTGCCGATCACCACCGACCTGGTCGCCGACGCCCTGGCCCGCCGGCGCCTCGGCTACGGCCGGGGCGCGCGGATGAAGTTCGAGCGGGACGAGGTCACCTTCATCGGCGGCGTCCGCCACGGGCTGACCCTCGGCTCCCCGGTGGCGGTCATGGTCGGCAACACCGAGTGGCCCAAGTGGGAGAAGGTGATGGCCGCCGATCCGGTGGATCCGGCGGAGCTGGCCGAGCTGGGCCGCAACGCCCCCCTCACCCGCCCCAGGCCCGGCCACGCCGACCTGGCCGGCATGCAGAAGTACGGGGTGGACGACGCCCGCCCGATCCTGGAGCGGGCCTCGGCGCGGGAGACCGCCGCCCGGGTCGCGCTCGGCGCGGTGGCCCGCTCCTACCTGCGGGAGACCGCCGGCATCGAGATCGTCTCGCATGTCGTGGAGCTGGGCGCCGCCCAGGCGCCGCAGGGCCTGCTGCCCCGCCCCGAGGACGTCACCGCGCTGGACGCCGACCCGGTGCGCTGCCTCGACGCGGCGGCCGGCGCGGCGATGGTCGCCGAGATCGACCAGGCGCACAAGGACGGCGACACCCTGGGCGGCGTCGTCGAGGTGCTCGCCTACGGTGCCCCCGTCGGCCTGGGCTCCCATGTGCACTGGGACCGCCGTCTCGACGCCCGGCTGGCCGGTGCCCTGATGGGCATCCAGGCCATCAAGGGCGTGGAGCTGGGCGACGGCTTCGGTCTGGCCCGGGTCCCCGGCTCGATGGCGCACGACGAGATCGTCTCCACCCCCGACGGCATCCGTCGCTCCTCCGGGCGCTCCGGCGGCACCGAGGGCGGGCTCTCCACCGGCGAGCCGCTGCGGGTGCGCGCCGCGATGAAGCCGATCGCAACGGTGCCCAGGGCGCTGGCCACGGTGGATGTCGCCACCGGCGAGACCACCAGGGCCCACCACCAGCGTTCGGACGTCTGCGCGGTGCCGGCCGCCGGCATCGTGGCCGAGGCGATGGTCGCGCTGGTGCTCGCCGACGCGGTCGCGGAGAAGTTCGGCGGCGACAACGTCGTCGAGACCCGCCGGAACGTCACCGGCTATCTCGCCAATCTGGAGGTCAGGTGA